One Malus domestica chromosome 11, GDT2T_hap1 genomic region harbors:
- the LOC103448797 gene encoding uncharacterized protein, with protein sequence MSVESPFEAWEEVQRHGQDLADRLTQGFTGLIQSHITPPSFHWPNPNTSKLFDLEFPNQSFGKRDFVGLVAENPGINGVSAILDIGNRIGQAGADFGACLNGMLQQFFRALPVPFRHDENVDLAAIRIDSGKAKHRADMILSGKEDLGPLKERLKDFRVVESDGGSDGVVDEELGGLNLRSAGLLGRPLGTVNTTTSYDTRTRKLESSFLAKGDLWRVEASSGSSTSRNDNSSLFLVQLGPLLFVRDATLLLPVHLSKQHLLWYGYDRKNRVHSLCPAVWSKHRRWLLMSMVCLKPLTCSFVDLQFPNGQFTYISGEGLSTSAFLPLCGGLLQAQGQYPGEMIFSFSRKNKWGTRITPMIQWPDKSFTLGFSQALAWQRSGLMVKPTIQFSLCPTIGGSNPGLQAELIHSVKEQLNLICGGAFTAHPSAFASISVGRSKWNGNVGDSGIVLRVDTPLSNVGRPYFSIQLNNVLEF encoded by the exons ATGTCGGTCGAGAGCCCCTTCGAAGCATGGGAGGAGGTACAGCGCCATGGGCAGGACTTGGCGGACCGCCTCACGCAGGGCTTCACGGGTTTAATTCAGTCCCACATCACTCCGCCGTCGTTTCATTGGCCAAACCCTAACACATCGAAGCTCTTCGACCTCGAATTCCCGAACCAGAGTTTTGGCAAGAGGGATTTTGTTGGCTTGGTGGCTGAGAACCCGGGCATTAACGGGGTTTCTGCGATTCTTGATATCGGTAACAGGATTGGGCAAGCCGGGGCGGATTTTGGGGCGTGCTTGAATGGGATGCTTCAGCAGTTCTTTAGGGCCTTACCCGTGCCGTTTAGGCATGATGAGAATGTTGATTTGGCGGCAATTCGGATTGATTCGGGTAAGGCTAAGCACAGAGCTGATATGATTTTGAGTGGCAAGGAGGATTTGGGGCCGTTGAAGGAACGGTTGAAGGATTTCAGGGTTGTGGAGAGTGATGGTGGCTCTGATGGTGTGGTGGATGAGGAACTTGGTGGCTTGAATCTAAGGTCTGCTGGTCTTCTGGGTAGACCACTG GGGACTGTAAATACCACAACAAGTTATGATACTAGAACCCGTAAGCTGGAAAGTTCTTTCCTTGCAAAGGGAGACTTATGGAGAGTAGAGGCGTCTAGTGGCAGTTCCACATCTAGAAATGACAATTCATCACTTTTCCTTGTCCAGCTTGGGCCGTTACTCTTTGTTCGTGATGCAACTCTTCTTCTTCCAGTGCATTTGTCAAAGCAACACCTGCTTTGGTATGGCTATGATAGGAAG AATAGGGTGCATTCTCTTTGTCCGGCTGTGTGGTCAAAACACAGAAGGTGGCTCTTAATGTCAATGGTCTGCCTGAAACCATTAACTTGT TCGTTTGTTGATTTACAGTTTCCAAACGGGCAGTTTACATATATATCTGGTGAAGGACTTAGTACAAGTGCTTTCTTACCTCTTTGTGGAGGCCTTCTACAAGCTCAAGGTCAATATCCTGGAGAAATGATATTCAGTTTCTCTCGCAAG AATAAGTGGGGAACACGCATCACACCCATGATACAATGGCCAGATAAGTCTTTTACACTGGGTTTTTCGCAAGCCTTGGCTTGGCAGCGATCTGGTCTTATGGTGAAGCCCACAATTCAGTTCAG TTTATGTCCCACTATTGGTGGAAGCAATCCTGGTTTGCAGGCAGAGCTCATTCACTCAGTGAAGGAGCAGCTGAATCTTATATGTGGTGGTGCATTTACAGCACATCCTTCTGCTTTTGCTTCAATATCG GTTGGCAGATCCAAATGGAATGGAAATGTTGGGGACTCGGGGATCGTTTTAAGAGTGGATACTCCTCTTTCCAATGTTGGTCGACCATACTTCTCGATTCAGTTAAAtaatgttcttgaattttga